From a region of the Aeoliella mucimassa genome:
- a CDS encoding DUF5685 family protein has product MFGFMRGNRSDTTYRQVYAACCQAQRRHFGLTSLFFHSYEAIFLYLLAIDAQACDSPPDTAVTCCRLRNRLDSWPGFDVERARFGNAFALILAATKLDDDVRDDRSLVARLLRWRLRRPIAESRDYFSHLDPQFEHVVADFIAQHLRLERTADEPLSIEDYCAPTANAFGYFFQLFAEQLAADSTVRDAVQQIGSSIGAAILSFDCAVDYARDRQRGSFNPLANTRDVQRALDYSLHCLAEAGWRCTQTFGPAAATGRVVRAVFDRVAHRQAALLAPPSIKKRKRRGLLTTYRAYRRGFCVCDCGGCDGPGCDGGCDGGCCDAPGGDALGGDASNIDCLICVDCCGGCNPGDLRDSKRKNSPTMPLESNSPSSPSPMVGMTAFTFGPLNPSGYISLGGKTVPARSRGEWIGDDTEVQVIAEDSFGLIVKRLESRTSGG; this is encoded by the coding sequence ATGTTCGGTTTCATGCGTGGCAACCGCAGCGACACCACCTACCGCCAGGTGTATGCCGCTTGTTGCCAGGCGCAGCGTCGGCACTTTGGCCTTACTTCGCTCTTCTTCCACAGCTACGAAGCGATCTTCCTGTACCTGCTTGCCATCGACGCCCAGGCGTGTGACTCTCCGCCCGATACCGCGGTGACCTGCTGCCGACTGCGCAACCGACTCGACAGCTGGCCTGGATTCGACGTGGAGCGGGCGCGATTCGGCAACGCGTTTGCTCTCATCCTCGCGGCGACGAAACTGGACGACGATGTCCGCGACGACCGCTCGCTCGTTGCCCGCCTGCTGCGTTGGCGACTGCGACGACCGATTGCCGAGAGTCGCGACTACTTCTCCCACCTCGACCCCCAGTTCGAGCACGTGGTTGCCGACTTCATTGCGCAACACCTGCGACTTGAACGCACAGCAGACGAGCCGCTGTCGATCGAAGATTACTGTGCTCCGACAGCCAACGCGTTTGGTTATTTCTTTCAACTGTTCGCCGAACAACTTGCGGCCGACTCCACGGTACGCGATGCCGTTCAGCAGATTGGCAGTTCGATCGGTGCGGCGATCCTCTCGTTCGACTGCGCGGTCGACTACGCCAGGGATCGCCAGCGAGGGAGTTTTAATCCACTGGCAAACACCCGCGATGTGCAGCGTGCGCTCGACTACTCGCTCCATTGCCTGGCGGAAGCAGGCTGGCGCTGCACGCAGACGTTCGGCCCAGCGGCGGCCACCGGACGGGTGGTACGCGCGGTGTTCGATCGGGTAGCGCATCGCCAAGCAGCGCTGCTTGCCCCGCCCTCCATTAAGAAGCGGAAGCGGCGCGGTTTGCTGACCACCTATCGCGCGTACCGCCGAGGATTCTGTGTTTGCGACTGCGGCGGGTGCGATGGCCCGGGATGCGATGGAGGATGCGACGGGGGATGTTGCGATGCCCCGGGCGGTGATGCCTTGGGGGGCGATGCCTCGAACATCGACTGCTTGATCTGCGTCGATTGCTGTGGGGGATGCAATCCGGGTGATCTCCGAGACAGCAAGCGAAAGAACTCGCCCACGATGCCACTCGAGTCCAATTCCCCCTCGAGCCCGAGCCCGATGGTCGGCATGACTGCCTTCACGTTTGGCCCGCTGAACCCCTCCGGCTACATCAGCCTGGGGGGCAAGACAGTGCCAGCACGCTCGCGGGGCGAGTGGATCGGCGACGACACCGAAGTGCAAGTAATCGCCGAGGATTCGTTTGGACTGATTGTCAAACGGCTGGAATCGAGAACCTCCGGCGGCTAG
- a CDS encoding DUF2721 domain-containing protein: MSLDELIPILNLAVGPVILISGVGLILLSMTNRFGRVIDRSRQLAPLLKSTTGDERQIIVEQLRILWSRAWIVRAGIAMGVLSVLLTAVIVISLFAGALFKLPIVYAIIACFALCLTSIVGCLICFLVDVNLSLHALWHQIPEEARK, from the coding sequence ATGTCGCTCGACGAACTAATTCCCATTTTGAACCTTGCTGTTGGACCTGTGATTCTGATCTCAGGCGTCGGCCTTATATTGTTGAGCATGACCAATCGCTTTGGTCGGGTGATCGATCGCTCTCGTCAACTCGCTCCACTGCTGAAGTCGACCACCGGCGACGAGCGCCAGATCATCGTCGAGCAGCTTCGCATCCTCTGGTCGCGGGCGTGGATCGTTCGCGCGGGCATCGCCATGGGGGTGCTGAGTGTCTTGTTGACTGCGGTGATCGTGATCAGCTTGTTTGCCGGTGCGTTGTTCAAACTGCCGATCGTCTACGCTATTATCGCCTGCTTTGCACTCTGTCTCACTTCGATCGTAGGTTGTTTGATTTGCTTTTTGGTCGACGTGAACCTGTCGCTACACGCGCTCTGGCATCAAATTCCGGAAGAAGCACGCAAGTAG
- a CDS encoding calcium/sodium antiporter, with translation MNMVGLLIGFGLLIAGAELLVRGASRLAARAGVSPLVVGLTVVAFGTSAPELAVSIKASLAGQVDVALGNVIGSNTFNVLFILGLSAMIVPLTVSSQLIRLDVPVMIAASLLVAAVAWGGTIGPLEGAVLLAAMLGYTYLLFRIARRENSAQQATENSAPATNMVWSLVLVAVGMAMLVLGAKLLVDNAVAIATQLGVSQLVIGLTIVAVGTSLPEVVTSIVASVRGERDIAVGNVVGSNIFNLLAVLGVAACVSPAGLPVSEAVQRFDLPVMVAVSVACLPIFFTGMVIARWEGTLLFGYYLAYTAYLLLTASGSSAQHTLRDAMVGFVIPITAVTLAVLTFSAWRQRRA, from the coding sequence ATGAATATGGTTGGGCTCCTGATAGGCTTTGGGCTGCTGATAGCTGGTGCCGAATTATTGGTGCGGGGGGCGAGCCGACTGGCCGCACGAGCGGGCGTGTCGCCGCTGGTGGTTGGACTGACCGTCGTGGCCTTTGGCACCAGTGCTCCCGAGCTAGCAGTGAGCATCAAAGCGTCGTTGGCCGGGCAGGTGGATGTGGCCTTGGGAAACGTGATTGGTAGCAACACGTTCAACGTGCTGTTTATCCTCGGGCTTTCGGCCATGATCGTGCCGCTCACGGTGTCGTCGCAGCTGATTCGTCTCGACGTGCCGGTGATGATTGCTGCTTCGTTGCTGGTTGCCGCAGTTGCCTGGGGAGGAACCATCGGCCCGCTTGAAGGGGCGGTGCTGCTGGCCGCGATGCTGGGCTACACGTACTTACTGTTTCGCATCGCCAGGCGTGAGAACTCCGCGCAGCAGGCGACGGAAAATTCTGCTCCTGCGACGAACATGGTTTGGTCGCTTGTGCTGGTGGCCGTTGGTATGGCGATGCTAGTATTGGGAGCCAAGCTGCTGGTCGATAACGCGGTGGCGATCGCCACCCAACTGGGGGTGAGTCAGCTAGTGATCGGGTTGACGATTGTGGCCGTGGGGACCTCGCTGCCGGAGGTGGTGACTTCGATCGTCGCTTCCGTGCGCGGCGAGCGCGACATCGCAGTCGGCAACGTGGTCGGCAGCAACATCTTCAATTTGCTCGCTGTGCTGGGCGTCGCCGCTTGCGTGTCGCCTGCTGGGCTGCCGGTATCCGAGGCGGTGCAGCGGTTCGATTTGCCGGTGATGGTCGCGGTGTCGGTGGCCTGCCTGCCGATCTTCTTCACCGGCATGGTCATCGCTCGCTGGGAAGGAACGTTGCTGTTCGGCTATTACCTGGCCTACACCGCTTACCTGTTGCTGACCGCATCAGGCAGTTCGGCCCAGCACACGCTTCGGGACGCGATGGTTGGTTTTGTGATTCCCATCACGGCGGTCACCTTGGCCGTGCTCACCTTCAGCGCCTGGCGACAACGTCGAGCGTAG
- a CDS encoding Gfo/Idh/MocA family protein yields MVPLRTAVIGTGHLGRIHARLAADAPHIDLVAIVDVSEKARQEVAEQTGARAVASYHEVLNEIDAAIVATPTVLHHKVVRELLEAGKHVLVEKPITTTVAEADELVELARDNGLVLQVGHVERFNPGLECVADKLEDIRYIQGIRASGFTFRSTDIGVVMDLMIHDIDAVLSLVKSRLVNVFAFGVAVMGEHEDIAQAQLHFENGCIAQLTASRVNYEPARSMQVFSSTMFANIDFAGRKATTVQPHPSLLAGEFDLATLSADQTAYYREHLFEELLIKQELEPEQTNAIAEEHRDFAESIREGRQVRVSGKAGRAALAVAEQVLASIAMHHWDAPPLGRRGAHMLPAMPLRKAG; encoded by the coding sequence ATGGTTCCCCTCCGTACTGCAGTTATCGGTACCGGCCACCTCGGTCGGATTCACGCTCGGCTAGCAGCCGACGCTCCCCACATCGACCTGGTTGCCATCGTCGATGTCTCCGAAAAAGCCCGCCAGGAAGTCGCCGAGCAAACCGGCGCCCGGGCAGTGGCTAGCTATCACGAAGTGCTAAACGAAATCGACGCCGCGATTGTCGCTACGCCGACCGTGTTGCACCACAAAGTGGTTCGCGAACTGCTCGAAGCTGGCAAGCACGTACTCGTCGAGAAGCCGATTACTACCACCGTGGCCGAGGCCGACGAGTTGGTGGAACTGGCTCGCGACAACGGCCTGGTCTTGCAGGTGGGGCATGTCGAACGTTTCAACCCTGGCTTGGAGTGCGTCGCCGACAAGCTGGAAGATATCCGTTACATTCAAGGCATCCGCGCCAGTGGATTCACGTTCCGCTCGACCGACATCGGCGTGGTGATGGACTTGATGATCCATGACATCGACGCGGTGCTGTCGCTCGTGAAGTCGCGTCTGGTCAACGTGTTTGCCTTCGGCGTCGCCGTGATGGGCGAGCACGAAGACATCGCCCAGGCGCAGTTGCACTTCGAAAATGGGTGCATTGCTCAGCTTACCGCTTCGCGCGTGAACTACGAACCCGCCCGCTCGATGCAGGTGTTCTCGTCGACCATGTTCGCGAATATCGACTTCGCAGGACGTAAGGCGACAACGGTTCAGCCGCATCCTAGCTTGTTAGCCGGAGAGTTCGACCTTGCTACGCTGTCGGCCGACCAAACAGCCTACTACCGCGAGCATCTGTTCGAAGAACTCTTGATCAAGCAGGAGTTGGAACCTGAGCAAACCAACGCGATTGCCGAAGAGCACCGCGACTTTGCCGAGTCGATTCGCGAAGGTCGTCAAGTCCGCGTGAGTGGCAAAGCCGGCCGGGCCGCGTTGGCCGTGGCCGAGCAAGTGCTGGCTTCAATCGCCATGCATCACTGGGATGCCCCACCGCTCGGACGCCGAGGTGCTCACATGCTACCAGCCATGCCGCTCCGCAAGGCCGGTTAA
- the lpxA gene encoding acyl-ACP--UDP-N-acetylglucosamine O-acyltransferase, with product MATSIANTAWIDPRAEIDDEVEVGPFTMIGPHVKVGAGTKIMNSVTLMGHVTIGRDNTIYPHAVIGGEPQDISYAGTDTKVIVGDGNIIRENVTINRASEKEDGITSLGSNNFLMAGTHIAHDCKVGSNIIIANGSMLGGHVHVADYASISGGVAVHHYTTIGSYSFIGGLSRVLHDVPPYMLCEGSPARPRCINIVALKRNNFDAESIDALAEAHRLLYRSKVGLDAAREVLRGNDRLLPHVNNLLAFIEGQQEGRHGRGREVRRAAA from the coding sequence ATGGCTACCAGCATTGCGAACACCGCCTGGATTGACCCTCGCGCAGAGATCGACGATGAAGTCGAAGTGGGACCATTCACTATGATTGGCCCGCACGTCAAGGTAGGTGCCGGCACCAAGATTATGAACAGCGTGACCCTCATGGGACACGTAACCATTGGTCGCGACAACACGATTTACCCGCACGCCGTGATTGGTGGCGAGCCGCAAGACATTAGTTACGCCGGCACCGACACCAAGGTGATCGTGGGCGATGGAAACATCATTCGCGAAAACGTGACCATCAACCGCGCCAGCGAAAAAGAAGATGGCATCACCAGCTTGGGAAGCAACAACTTCCTGATGGCTGGTACTCACATTGCCCACGACTGCAAGGTCGGCAGCAACATTATTATTGCCAACGGGTCGATGCTCGGCGGACACGTTCACGTGGCTGACTACGCTTCGATTTCCGGCGGAGTGGCCGTGCATCACTACACCACGATCGGTAGCTACAGCTTCATCGGTGGTTTGAGTCGCGTGTTGCACGACGTTCCACCTTACATGCTGTGCGAAGGCTCGCCCGCCCGCCCGCGATGCATCAACATCGTCGCGCTGAAGCGGAATAACTTCGATGCCGAATCGATCGACGCCCTGGCCGAAGCCCACCGCTTGCTTTATCGCTCGAAGGTTGGACTCGACGCGGCTCGTGAAGTACTGCGAGGCAACGATCGGTTGCTGCCTCATGTGAACAATCTGTTGGCCTTCATCGAAGGGCAGCAGGAAGGACGGCACGGTCGCGGACGCGAAGTGCGTCGCGCTGCCGCCTAA